From the Jilunia laotingensis genome, the window CCAATTCTTTCATTTTGTCCTGTACCAGGAAAGCACTTTCCACGCGCGCTTGTTTGCCGATATGATCCATGTGCAGGTTAAAAAAGAGGAATTCAAAGCCGGTGTCTTTGCACTTGAAATGTCCCCAACTGCAAATGCGGGGCAGTACGGCATCCCATCCGATGCTCGGTGTATCCGGGGTAGTCGAAAGCCAGAAGTCTCCCTTGTCGATCACATCGAATTTATCCGTGCGGTAGAAGATTGCGGAATGTTCACCTTTCAGTTTACCGTCATCGCGTCCTACACCGATGTAAGCGTAATCCGGAAGCGATGCTTTCAGGTCTTCCAATTGCCAGATGAATCCCTCTTGTGTTCCGAAGATGTCGAAATCATGGTATTGCACCATTTGGGCGATTACTGGGAAACGCTGTCCCCAACCGTTCCCTGCTGCCGAGTCACCGGCATTGGCATTGCGAAGATTGTAAGATGCTGCTGTAAAAGAACCGTGTTTTACGGGTTGTTGATTCTGACAACTGAATAATCCTATCAGTAGGATGGAAAAAATTAAGAGTTTGTTCCTCATGTTGATAATTTTAGTGTTTAATAATAGCTTCTTATCTTCTCATAAAATCTCCCTTGCCGCGATAGACACGGTACAACCTG encodes:
- a CDS encoding endonuclease/exonuclease/phosphatase family protein encodes the protein MRNKLLIFSILLIGLFSCQNQQPVKHGSFTAASYNLRNANAGDSAAGNGWGQRFPVIAQMVQYHDFDIFGTQEGFIWQLEDLKASLPDYAYIGVGRDDGKLKGEHSAIFYRTDKFDVIDKGDFWLSTTPDTPSIGWDAVLPRICSWGHFKCKDTGFEFLFFNLHMDHIGKQARVESAFLVQDKMKELGSDLPAILTGDFNVDQSHDSYKAFVSKGVLKDSYEAAEFRYATNGTFNSYDPANFTESRIDHVFVSPMFEVKKYGVLTDTYRSMKETGAEKADIKDAPTGIEVESYEARVPSDHFPVAVKLQY